The DNA window TTCATGGAGAAATTCCGTTGAAAACATGTTATGGTTAGCCTCATGCTTGGAACATGATTGATCATTGATATAGACTTTTACTgtactatatttttctttcagcaAATGTCAATGACAATTCCTTAATCTTGTGTTTGCTGTGACACAGATCAAGAACGGCTTGAATATGAAGCAAAAAAACTGCAAAGCTATGTAAAGGAAAAGACCCTTCTAATTTCAGAAAAAGGTGTGCTTGCTGACATGATTAGCCCGGGTGTGCTTAGGTCCTTAGTAACCTTAACAGACAAACCAAAGTAAACTAGGCTTGTAAACTTAACCTTACCTGTTCAATAATTGTTTTGCAAATGCTTTGTGTTACCTCCCTCGTTTACTTTTCCATGTTCAGTTTCAACTCGGACAAGGATTGagctttatttcaaattatgtGCCATTATTTGTAGTGTTCATATTTAGCTTCAGTTAAATGGTATGGTGGCTTCCAGAATTGCTTTCTTCTGAGTATTGTATCTTGCTAGGCCACCAACTGCCGCATTCATCTTAATATCTTGATGGTCCAGCTGGGAATATGCAAATGTACATTTCATCCTAATTTCATTCGACTTGATTTTTGTAATCAAGTAAATTATGAACATATTATATGCTTCAACACATGGactattgaaaagaaaaatgaatggtGTATTGTTGTTGATATCTTTTTAAAGCTTGAGTGCATGCAACTTCAGTTTTAAAAtgttagagaaataaaaatggGTTCGCTTGTTTTGCAATGGGTGTTCCCCTCAGCTTCCCCCCTCTCTTCTATCTGAAAACTTAGCATGCGTAAGTGCAGATATTGCATCATGATAGTTTAggaaaaaactctttttctggTTTGGTCACTGAAGACGATACTTAATAGTTCTGATATGAACTCGTATAACATTTTTGTTGATCTATAATGGCTGTGATGATGCCCCCATATAGCGTTCTGTTAAATCTATAATTGTTCCTCCTGTATCATAGATAACGGGACCGagttatggtgtttttttttttttttttttttttttttttaacttatgttttttcaattttattgtttgaaatttgatttaattgaataataggctatgtaatttatttttttgtatgggATTTTTCACTTGTTTTAAACATATCtcaggttttttatatttttttattggatttaacttttttaaaagatttttttaaattaaattagattgatTGCtcgatatttatttttaaaattatatttttatccaatatatcactatctttatttattttaatatttttttaaggtaaggttgaaaaaacatttatttcgCAGCTTAgtgttatgtttatttttttaaactcatgttttttttttttcaatattttatttatttgaagattggattctttttatgatttctatatggtttttcacttatttaaaaaattaaagggttatCTCATATCTTTCTATTTAttcttcattgttattttaatcataatattaaattgaggGTAAATTACCCAAAtcttgaatttatatatatatatatatttcaaaccattttagatttgatggagttatttttttagattttttaaatgaaaatccatatttattttaatttgaattttatagtgTTATTGTTTACTCATGTTTCAAATAAAGAGTTTTCgcaagttaaaaataatttattgtggttaatttaatatattagcttcttaatattttcttttaaaatacaatttattatATCACCATGTcgatgttttaaattttttatatccattataaaaattataatttcatacctgatataataaataaattttaaaataaaaaaattaaactacccCAGTTAGAGCCACTAGACCCTACCTAGAAATGTTATCAGCCCAACATGacccaaaatcaattaaaatcacACGGCTAGGATTAGCTTTCcgatacataaataaaaaccagGGCATGCCGCCTCATAGTAATAAGCCTTCGAGGAGAAGAGAGGGAGCCGTCTTCAGACATCTCGTGCCACAACAATGGGTGAGCAAGCATTCATCTCCTTCCAAAAACACTCTTAGATTCTGCTTTGTTTCGACCCCTTTTCATATTTCAATCCTCAGCGCTCTGTGTTGTTTCTGAgatcttgtttgtttattttggttagAAAAcgagattgatttttttttgcatgcaaTTAGATGAACTTGATCTTGTTGATGATTTTATCGAACTACATGATTGATGTGGTTcagttaactttttaaaccatGTCGAAAACAGAAGGTTTTAGACAGGGTTCGTGATTCAATCACTGATTTTTTCATGCACTTGAAATATGAAATGGCCTCATTAAGTGGcgttgctttctttcttttttggcatttttttgGAGACTACTAGATGGAGAATAGAAACGCGGGGTTTGGTTgtaatttgtgatttttgaaTTAATGATGAGTGTGTTGATGTATAGGGGCTTACAAGTATGTTTCGGAGCTATGGTAGTTTCATAATCTTCATCAATCAAAGGTAGCTTTTATATGTCATTTGAGATTTAACATGCAAAGTTTCAATCATGAGGCTAACCATAACATGTTTTCAACGGAATTTCTCCATGAAGcacaaaaactgaaaataatagTTTATTGAGACACCTTGCAACAATTTGCATATTCTCTCTCAATggagaaaaaaactcaagtgaCACATTATGCAGAGCATCACATGATGAACACTTCACAAatcaagtagaaaaaaaagggaaaaaaaactcaccTGGGAATGCATAGCCTCCACGGAGTAAATTCTCAAACCCTAAACCAGTGCCTTTACATATTCTCTTATAACCCCCcaaaaaaatggatgaaggaatGCAGCAATTCCAACAAAGCATAATCGAGCTTGAAAACGAAGCCGAGCATCTCCTATTAGCTCGAAATCAGGTACACtttaaaacctttaaaaaatatctttgcaaATTATCCTTTCCAAGAATTCactctgttttatttttatcaggtgattgaaaatgataaagagAGGAACGGAAACAGAGAAGCATTGACAGCTTTAAGGAAGAGAGCCAAGACTACAAAAACGAGCATAAAGTTTCCTTTTGAGTCGATAATGAAGGATATTGGGAAGCCGGGATCAAGGACTGCTCCTTTAGTGAAAGAAATTTGTGGGACTTGTGGTAATCATGACGAGAAAGAGAAAACTTGGATGATGTTTCCAGGAAGTGATGTTTTTGCTTGCATTCCATTTCATGCTGCTCACACTATCTTGgataaaggtattttttttttagtttttttaattagaaaatactGGGTTTTGATTGCAAGAGAATTATATGTTTATGATgggttttaatttgatgatttgtCAATGTAGTGGAATTATTAATCGTTTGGTTTAACGCGTGCAATATGTTTTGGAAGTTAAGTTTAAGGTTATTACGTACCCCAGTAAAACTtgttttatcaagttttttgttggtttggtgttttttatttgtgctCTTGTCTGATAAATTAGAGGTGCGAATAATGAAGTGGGTTTTCTTTGTCTTCTGGTTCTGTTTCTCTGCCGAGAAAACGAGGGACTTTAGGAACATATGGTTTGCTTGACATTTAAATTGGATGTAGAAGACACTTGGGAgatcttatttttttgagaacCTTGTATTTGAAGGTCTTATGTTGCCTATTCTCAATGAGGACTGATATGGTTTGTCCTATTGGGCCAAAAGATAGGGTATTCTTCTGTTTCCGGAGTTAGTAGATTGAGAGTGAATTTATGCATTGCACCAATGCTCCTAGCTTGTTTTAGAACTTTGAACCCTATTTCAAGGAGGAACTATTGCTTCATGAGAAAAGGTTTATATGTAGACATTTGATCTgatatttatatgattttccTTGTTCTTGAAAAACACGTATATTGTACTTGGACAAGTGTGATTTGTGAAGTGTTCATTCTGCATAATGTGGATGGCTTATCTTCACTAGATAAAAACTACTACCCCAAGTGAGTGttccccccccttttttttctattttgagagAGAATATGCAAATTGTTGCAAGGTGTCTCAACAAActatttttatcagttttttgtGCTTCATGGAGAAATTCTGTTGAAAACATGTTATGGTTAGCCTCATGCTTGAAACTTTGCATGTTAAATCTCAAATGACATATAAAAGCTACCTTCGATTGATGAAGATTATGAAACTACGATTCCTGGAACATGATTGATCATTGATATAGACTCTTACCgtactatatttttctttcagcaAATTTCAATGACAGTTCCTTAATCTTGTGTTTGCTGTGGCGCAGATCAAGAACGGCTTGAATATGAAGCAAAAAAACTGCAAAGCTATGTAAAGGAAAAGACCCTTCTAATTTCAGAAAAAGGTGTGCTTGCTGACATGATTAGCCCGGGTGTGCTTAGGTCCTTAGTAACCTTAACAGACAAACCAAAGTAAACTAGGCTTGTAAACTTAACCTTACCTGTTCAATAATGGTTTTGCAAATGCTGTGTGTTAGCTCTCTCGTTTATCTTTCCATGTTCAGTTTCAACTCGGACAAGGATTGAGCTTAATTTCAAATTATGTGCCATTATTTGGAGTGTTCATATTTAGCTTCAGTTAAATAGTATGGTGGCTTCCAGAATTGCTTTCTTCTGAGTATTGTATCTTGCTAGGCCACCGACTGCCGCTTTCATCTTAATATTGGATTAGATCTTGATGGTCCAGCTGGGAATATGCCGTTGTATATTTCATCCTAATTTCATTCTACTTCATTTCAAGTAAATTATGAACATATTATATGCTTCAACATATGGACTATTACAAATGCATGGTGTATTGTTGTTTATACCTTTTTAAAGCTTGAGTGCATGCATCCAACTTCAGTTTTAAAAtgttagagaaataaaaatggTCGCTTGTTTTGCAATCGGTGCCCCCCCCCAGAAAACTTAGCACGCGTAATTGCAGATATTGCATCATGATAGTTTAGGAAAAAACTATTCTGGTTTGGTCACTGAAGACGATACTTAATAGTTCTGATATTGAACACGTAATAACATTTTTGTTGATCTATAATGGCTGTGATGATGCCCCATATAGCTTATGTTAATCTATAAATGTTCCTCCTATAAGATAGATAACGAGACCAAGCTATGGTGTTTATTTTTCTGGAGTTGCTTTTATACCCAATAGGGTCATTGCCTGGTTCAGTGACAAGGATTGGTGAGAATAAAACTTGAAAGCAGCCAATTGCAGGATAAAACTCTCCCTTATTTCTCCCTCCGAAGGAACATCTTGTTAATTGCTTGTTATCCTATTATTATCACCCTGCTTggggttaaaatttatttatttttactttaaattatatattttttatgtttggtgttaattttaaaaataaaaaatattattttaataaatttctaaaaaaaccaatttaaaaactaacttctactgtaattgtaattttaaatactTGCTACGCGAATTGGATGTCAGAAAAGAAAGGTGTCAGGTTTGGGACCATATGACTTTTAAGACTTCACATGGTCTCCGCGCAGCTGTACGAAAATTGGTAACCCCCTTGTGtttaccttcttttctttctctctctctctctcttttttttttttttttgtctcttctcATCTAGTACACTGACATGACCCTGACTTATCAACAACGAAGTACTGTACAAATCTGTGCCAACCTCTTTCTATCTGTACTCTGCAGGATGAGCCTATATCTAGGGCATTTCAGATGCTCAAATGCTGGATTTGTGATTAATTGCTCTCTGTCTTGATAATTCTGGAATTTGGAAATTGATTTCACTACCTATGTATCTTGATTATTCAGCTTTAGTTTGAAACTTAATGACGACAGTTTGGTTTTGGGGATAAATGTTAGCATCTATCTCTTCCTTTGTGCCTTGCCTCGAGGGCTTCCGGGATAGAAATCTTGAACTTCCAAGGACAGAGATGCAGTTCCAGTCTTGAGAGCAGGTGTGGCATCCGCCTGATTTAATGATATCTTCGAGTTTTCCTCCCATAATTCCATTTTCCATTTTAGGATGGAACCTAACTGGATATTGGTGAACTTTTGTGGGATCATATGTTAGTGTATATATTCGATTAATTACATGTCATaccaattttatttatgtaaaaaataattttattattaataaagatattttgtttaatatttatttttgtatgattaataaatttagaataaagataaatttattaaaaaaaaatatgttgcaaataaaattataaaattactctTATTATAAAGATTTGAATTACATCTTATCATTGTTTCTAAGGTATGCTTTGGTTACCATCTCAGAAAAGAAGAGACGAAGATAATAGTGATAGAAgggataaatttaaattattattttcccgacatttatataaatgttttgaaaaaccCATCTTTTTATCACTTATTAAAATCTCATGTTCGTTAATTGTCCATGTATTCACGTAAACATAATTTAGAACTAAATTGATCTCATTCTTATTTCGTAGATAATGGGATAAGCATGAAATTCTTAGTCAAATAGTTGGTATGCTAtcgattatcattaaaaaaaaaaaaattggtctgATAAACTAATTACCAGTCATCAACCTAATGAATATAGCAACCTTTTCTACCGTGACA is part of the Populus trichocarpa isolate Nisqually-1 chromosome 2, P.trichocarpa_v4.1, whole genome shotgun sequence genome and encodes:
- the LOC18096326 gene encoding uncharacterized protein LOC18096326 isoform X1 → MPPHSNKPSRRREGAVFRHLVPQQWQFQQSIIELENEAEHLLLARNQVIENDKERNGNREALTALRKRAKTTKTSIKFPFESIMKDIGKPGSRTAPLVKEICGTCGNHDEKEKTWMMFPGSDVFACIPFHAAHTILDKDQERLEYEAKKLQSYVKEKTLLISEKGVLADMISPGVLRSLVTLTDKPK
- the LOC18096326 gene encoding uncharacterized protein LOC18096326 isoform X2 encodes the protein MPPHSNKPSRRREGAVFRHLVPQQWVIENDKERNGNREALTALRKRAKTTKTSIKFPFESIMKDIGKPGSRTAPLVKEICGTCGNHDEKEKTWMMFPGSDVFACIPFHAAHTILDKDQERLEYEAKKLQSYVKEKTLLISEKGVLADMISPGVLRSLVTLTDKPK
- the LOC18096326 gene encoding uncharacterized protein LOC18096326 isoform X4, which encodes MGMQQFQQSIIELENEAEHLLLARNQVIENDKERNGNREALTALRKRAKTTKTSIKFPFESIMKDIGKPGSRTAPLVKEICGTCGNHDEKEKTWMMFPGSDVFACIPFHAAHTILDKDQERLEYEAKKLQSYVKEKTLLISEKGVLADMISPGVLRSLVTLTDKPK
- the LOC18096326 gene encoding uncharacterized protein LOC18096326 isoform X3 encodes the protein MDEGMQQFQQSIIELENEAEHLLLARNQVIENDKERNGNREALTALRKRAKTTKTSIKFPFESIMKDIGKPGSRTAPLVKEICGTCGNHDEKEKTWMMFPGSDVFACIPFHAAHTILDKDQERLEYEAKKLQSYVKEKTLLISEKGVLADMISPGVLRSLVTLTDKPK
- the LOC18096326 gene encoding uncharacterized protein LOC18096326 isoform X5, with protein sequence MQQFQQSIIELENEAEHLLLARNQVIENDKERNGNREALTALRKRAKTTKTSIKFPFESIMKDIGKPGSRTAPLVKEICGTCGNHDEKEKTWMMFPGSDVFACIPFHAAHTILDKDQERLEYEAKKLQSYVKEKTLLISEKGVLADMISPGVLRSLVTLTDKPK